A region from the Kribbella shirazensis genome encodes:
- a CDS encoding AAA family ATPase, translating into MTDDELVGRAGLVERATKQLETSGSVLLYGPTGIGKSALARALVAERGRKGCRILSAAPSNAEAGLPYVTLLDLLSHQLDFAWQVLPDHLRQPLEVALLKASAPDTVRDELAVRLAVLHVLRRLATTGPVLIVVDDIQWVDPSSLEVLTFCARRLSEGVHLLATEQVADGDLPMMTDACPEPVLQLEVPPLTEPDVLGLLRQRLSSPLPVRTARRIFTASAGNPFMALELGRAVLRHPRSVSPNDPLPVSSRLKTLLGERLSDLSTTTHELLLHAASSPRPTTTQLAQSLDRAIDADLAEAETLGLIDISAERLRFTHPLLREFVYAEATSADRRRAHAKLAAAVDEPVENATHRALATQEADPQLAAAIEEAATVAAGRGAPGAAATLWRLSAERTPCTHPDERARRLTRAADDAAAAGHLAESADMAQLAAQVATTPETRVPALLLCADAVWPERDRRVELLAEAFEAAAGNNRLEARVRIERSHSHYFDRCLDDAQEDARIAEELAREAGDTDAVVDALSAASSVLIARDAEQSADAVLQQAAELAKGLPLTRTTVNARQMAAMQELFRGRTAEAITAINALADEVRDHGAMRWLASVLISATAIYERSGRGADALAAGHECYQLMQDIGDESEVGLVVASRAEWAGGTAAIAKQLADAALEGVHQAGNDEWTGPALATIGLIGVLTGDPQRAVEAFDAIAGSGEAAMPYDPAVIPWHADYAEALVAAGRLDDAAALIAEIRTRAENLDRAVVKLGLDRAEALLVAKQGDPAAALALIEKSVGSAGDRVYPLDLARAELTRGRIARQARRRSVARTAFLDAIERFEAYGAPAWREVAETELARLDVPSRSRQPSELTDNEQQIVSMVRDGSTNREIAAALYLSVKAVESQLTRLYRRFGVANRTQLLRTVDRPSQNG; encoded by the coding sequence ATGACAGACGACGAGCTGGTCGGGCGAGCCGGACTGGTCGAGCGTGCTACCAAGCAGCTCGAGACCAGCGGCAGTGTGCTGCTCTACGGCCCGACCGGTATCGGCAAGTCCGCTCTCGCGCGGGCGCTCGTCGCGGAGCGTGGCCGCAAGGGCTGCCGGATCCTCAGCGCCGCGCCGTCCAACGCCGAGGCCGGTCTCCCGTACGTCACACTCCTCGACCTGCTCTCGCATCAGCTCGACTTCGCCTGGCAGGTCCTCCCGGACCACCTGCGGCAGCCGCTCGAGGTGGCGTTGCTGAAGGCCAGCGCGCCGGACACGGTCCGTGACGAGCTCGCCGTACGACTCGCCGTCCTGCACGTCCTGCGCCGCCTCGCCACGACCGGTCCCGTGCTGATCGTCGTCGACGACATCCAGTGGGTCGACCCGTCGAGCCTCGAGGTGCTCACGTTCTGTGCTCGCCGGCTGTCCGAAGGGGTGCACCTGCTCGCGACCGAGCAGGTGGCCGACGGCGACCTGCCGATGATGACCGACGCGTGCCCGGAGCCGGTCCTGCAGCTCGAGGTCCCGCCGCTGACCGAGCCCGACGTACTCGGCCTGCTCCGTCAGCGCCTGTCCAGCCCCCTCCCGGTCCGGACCGCCCGCCGGATCTTCACCGCGAGCGCCGGCAACCCGTTCATGGCCCTGGAGCTGGGGCGCGCCGTACTGCGGCACCCGAGGAGCGTCTCGCCCAACGATCCGCTCCCGGTCTCGAGCCGCCTGAAGACGCTCCTCGGCGAGCGGCTCTCGGACCTGTCCACGACGACCCACGAGCTGCTCCTGCACGCGGCGTCGTCGCCGCGCCCGACCACGACCCAGCTCGCCCAGTCGCTCGACCGCGCGATCGACGCCGACCTCGCCGAGGCCGAGACCCTCGGCCTGATCGACATCTCCGCCGAGCGGCTCCGCTTCACGCACCCGCTGCTGCGCGAGTTCGTGTACGCCGAAGCGACGTCGGCGGACCGTCGACGCGCCCATGCCAAGCTCGCTGCCGCGGTCGACGAACCGGTCGAGAACGCGACCCACCGCGCGCTCGCCACCCAGGAGGCCGACCCGCAGCTCGCCGCCGCGATCGAGGAGGCCGCCACGGTCGCCGCGGGTCGTGGGGCGCCCGGCGCGGCCGCGACCCTGTGGCGGCTGAGTGCCGAGCGCACCCCGTGCACCCATCCCGATGAGCGGGCCCGCCGCCTCACCCGGGCCGCGGACGACGCCGCCGCGGCAGGGCACCTCGCGGAGTCGGCCGACATGGCGCAACTCGCCGCGCAGGTCGCCACGACCCCGGAGACCCGCGTCCCGGCGCTCCTGCTGTGCGCCGACGCCGTGTGGCCGGAGCGCGACCGCCGGGTGGAGCTGCTCGCAGAGGCATTCGAGGCGGCCGCGGGGAACAACCGGCTCGAGGCGCGGGTCCGGATCGAGCGCAGCCACAGTCACTACTTCGACCGCTGCCTCGACGACGCGCAGGAGGACGCCCGCATCGCCGAGGAACTGGCGCGCGAGGCAGGCGACACCGATGCGGTCGTCGACGCGTTGAGCGCCGCCAGTTCCGTGCTGATCGCCCGCGACGCCGAGCAGTCCGCGGACGCGGTGCTGCAGCAGGCCGCCGAGCTCGCCAAGGGCCTGCCTCTCACCCGGACCACGGTGAACGCCCGTCAGATGGCCGCGATGCAAGAGCTGTTCCGCGGCCGGACCGCCGAGGCGATCACCGCGATCAACGCGCTCGCCGACGAGGTCCGCGACCACGGCGCAATGCGCTGGCTGGCGTCCGTACTGATCTCCGCGACGGCGATCTACGAGCGCAGCGGCCGGGGTGCCGACGCGCTCGCCGCCGGCCACGAGTGCTACCAGCTGATGCAGGACATCGGCGACGAGTCGGAGGTCGGCCTGGTCGTCGCGAGCCGCGCGGAGTGGGCCGGCGGTACGGCGGCCATCGCCAAGCAGCTCGCCGACGCCGCGCTGGAGGGCGTCCACCAGGCCGGGAACGACGAGTGGACCGGCCCGGCGCTGGCCACCATCGGGCTGATCGGCGTACTCACCGGCGACCCGCAGCGCGCGGTCGAGGCGTTCGACGCGATCGCCGGATCGGGGGAGGCCGCGATGCCGTACGACCCGGCCGTCATTCCGTGGCACGCGGACTACGCCGAGGCGCTGGTCGCGGCCGGCCGGCTCGACGACGCGGCCGCCCTGATCGCCGAGATCCGCACCCGCGCCGAGAACCTGGACCGCGCTGTGGTCAAGCTCGGCCTGGACCGTGCCGAGGCACTGCTGGTCGCCAAACAGGGCGACCCGGCCGCGGCGCTGGCGCTGATCGAGAAGTCGGTCGGCTCGGCCGGGGACCGTGTCTACCCGCTCGATCTCGCCCGCGCGGAGCTGACCCGCGGCCGGATCGCCCGGCAGGCCCGGCGCCGGTCGGTCGCCCGGACCGCCTTCCTGGACGCGATCGAGCGGTTCGAGGCGTACGGCGCGCCCGCGTGGCGCGAGGTCGCGGAGACCGAGCTCGCCCGCCTCGACGTACCGAGCCGGAGCCGGCAGCCGTCCGAGCTGACCGACAACGAGCAGCAGATCGTCTCGATGGTCCGCGACGGTTCCACGAACCGCGAGATCGCCGCGGCCTTGTACCTGTCGGTGAAGGCGGTCGAATCGCAGCTGACCCGCCTGTACCGCCGCTTCGGCGTGGCCAACCGCACCCAGCTGCTCCGCACCGTCGACCGCCCCAGTCAGAATGGCTGA
- a CDS encoding FadR/GntR family transcriptional regulator, giving the protein MFRPVRAGNPFEETVERLLQAIKLGVVVPGDRLPPERELATRLNVSRVTLREAVHALTEAGYVESRRGRYGGTFVNEQLPKPRRTSAKRLARDLAAGLDDALTLRFVLETGAAEAAASRALTAAERDHLERCLADTSTARLADYRRLDSRLHLAIAEVTGSPSLTSAMADVRMRLNELLDAIPLLERNIQHSNEQHQAVVDAILAGAPTTARQAMQEHLAGTEALLRAFLA; this is encoded by the coding sequence GTGTTCCGGCCGGTACGGGCCGGGAACCCGTTCGAGGAGACGGTCGAGCGGTTGCTGCAGGCAATCAAGCTCGGCGTCGTCGTGCCCGGCGACCGGTTGCCGCCGGAGCGCGAGCTCGCGACCCGGCTGAACGTCAGCCGGGTCACGCTCCGCGAGGCCGTCCACGCCCTCACCGAGGCCGGGTACGTCGAGTCCCGCCGCGGCCGGTACGGCGGGACGTTCGTCAACGAACAGCTCCCGAAACCCCGCCGTACGTCGGCCAAACGCCTCGCCCGCGACCTCGCCGCCGGTCTCGACGACGCCCTCACCCTGCGGTTCGTCCTGGAAACCGGCGCCGCGGAGGCCGCCGCTTCCCGTGCCCTGACCGCCGCCGAACGCGACCACCTCGAGCGTTGCCTCGCCGACACGTCCACGGCCCGCCTCGCCGACTACCGCCGCCTGGACTCCCGCCTGCACCTCGCGATCGCCGAAGTCACCGGCTCACCGTCCCTGACCTCCGCGATGGCCGACGTCCGCATGCGCCTGAACGAACTCCTGGACGCGATCCCGCTGCTGGAACGCAACATCCAGCACTCCAATGAGCAACACCAGGCTGTCGTCGACGCCATCCTCGCCGGTGCGCCCACCACCGCCCGCCAGGCGATGCAGGAACACCTCGCCGGCACCGAGGCCCTGCTCCGCGCCTTCCTCGCCTAG
- a CDS encoding S8 family serine peptidase has product MGFSRHETSTPDVEPNVVMVKFKKKATASARRAAVSKVGVVEEEASSGVVKLKGNAAAQDLLKKVKGDPAVEVASLSYRRRIAAVPNDPYYGSVQQAYLNTVRVPQAWDLTKSTGSQIVAVLDTGVDAGHPDLAGRLVPGYNATSTTRPNPVDDNGHGTMTLGIIAANANNGVGIAGVGWSAKAMPVKVAGSTGIANDLDIVEGIDWAITHGATVLNLSFASPGDNPVLHDAIKRAIAKGVVVVAAAGNDGSAVLQYPAAYPEVIAVGATNAGAVLTDFSSYGDWVDIAAPGWDVLSTTLRGTSQYAYCSGTSCAAPIVAGVAALVKNKWPTLTPAQLEARLKTFTRDAGPRGKDPYYGAGMLDAYAALGGRWAPDFPANPIDLNDQPERAIPLSSSISTTISTEGEVDWYEVVSSAARNLRVTLTGPEFNGDQYSVNFGPRIDVYDTDLKFLTSAVTPFPTSGTWGPLTATADVSAAMGSTYIAVRNANGSRDTRPYELTIEETGAGGTNPGVSYPAREVQPPDLASGQALDTRPAVTFPRAVLADSVNQTTVRLVHGRTSTTVGAGVTYDLETRQAVIAPTTPLLDNTPYRIVVSGVKEAGGADLVPFSSVFSTLDVAPPKPAFDATGAYLAANLSWQVPALPDLDQVIVRRNAGSQVPTLTTGTLVYAGTATAVKNTGLAQGVTYTYAAWVKDRGGKVSPVAVSQLLGMKTTISSTAALINYGGTITVRGSTLRIDNKAYAGLPVNLYVRPKNSSTFKLLASLKTTSTGAVSYAYKPLVSSVFMMTFPGNGDLMGTRTVDLTVQVAPTISATLSPSTIRLGQVTKFSGYVAPAHYGKPVYLQQYSNRVWRSIASVKLTTSGAYAFGIKPAIRGQIAYRVWFPADADHAQAFTANKILTVS; this is encoded by the coding sequence GTGGGGTTCTCGCGGCACGAGACGTCCACGCCTGACGTCGAGCCGAACGTCGTCATGGTGAAGTTCAAGAAGAAGGCGACGGCGTCGGCGCGGAGGGCTGCGGTCTCCAAGGTTGGGGTGGTGGAGGAGGAAGCGTCCTCCGGCGTCGTGAAGCTGAAGGGCAATGCCGCGGCCCAGGACCTGCTGAAGAAGGTCAAGGGGGACCCGGCGGTCGAGGTCGCCTCGCTGAGTTATCGGCGTCGGATCGCCGCCGTGCCCAACGATCCGTACTACGGCTCGGTCCAGCAGGCCTACCTCAACACCGTCCGCGTCCCGCAGGCCTGGGACCTGACCAAGTCGACCGGCAGCCAGATCGTCGCGGTCCTCGACACCGGCGTCGACGCCGGACACCCGGATCTCGCCGGCCGCCTCGTCCCGGGCTACAACGCGACCTCGACCACCCGGCCGAACCCGGTCGACGACAACGGTCACGGCACCATGACCCTCGGCATCATCGCCGCCAACGCCAACAACGGTGTCGGCATCGCGGGTGTCGGCTGGAGCGCCAAGGCGATGCCGGTCAAGGTCGCCGGATCCACTGGGATCGCCAACGATCTCGACATCGTCGAGGGCATCGACTGGGCGATCACCCACGGCGCGACCGTCCTCAACCTGTCCTTCGCCAGCCCGGGCGACAACCCGGTCCTGCACGACGCGATCAAGCGCGCCATCGCCAAGGGCGTCGTCGTCGTGGCGGCGGCGGGCAACGACGGCAGCGCGGTCCTGCAGTACCCGGCGGCGTACCCCGAGGTGATCGCGGTCGGCGCGACCAACGCGGGCGCCGTCCTCACCGACTTCAGTTCGTACGGCGACTGGGTCGACATCGCAGCTCCGGGCTGGGACGTCCTCAGCACCACCCTGCGCGGGACCAGCCAGTACGCCTATTGCAGCGGTACGTCGTGCGCCGCGCCGATCGTCGCCGGTGTCGCCGCGCTGGTGAAGAACAAGTGGCCGACGCTCACGCCCGCGCAGCTCGAAGCCCGGCTCAAGACCTTCACCCGCGACGCCGGCCCGCGCGGCAAGGACCCGTACTACGGCGCCGGCATGCTCGATGCGTACGCCGCCCTCGGCGGCCGCTGGGCGCCGGACTTCCCGGCGAACCCGATCGACCTCAACGATCAGCCGGAGCGGGCGATCCCGCTGTCCAGCTCGATCAGTACGACGATCAGCACCGAAGGCGAGGTCGACTGGTACGAGGTCGTCAGCTCCGCCGCGCGCAACCTGCGCGTGACGCTGACCGGCCCCGAGTTCAACGGCGACCAGTACTCGGTGAACTTCGGCCCGCGGATCGATGTCTACGACACCGATCTGAAGTTCCTGACGTCCGCCGTGACGCCCTTCCCGACCTCCGGGACGTGGGGACCGCTGACCGCGACCGCGGACGTCAGCGCGGCCATGGGCAGCACCTACATTGCCGTCCGCAACGCCAACGGTTCGCGGGACACGCGGCCGTACGAGCTGACCATCGAAGAGACCGGCGCGGGAGGTACCAACCCCGGCGTCAGCTACCCGGCGCGGGAGGTGCAGCCGCCCGACCTCGCGAGCGGTCAAGCGCTCGACACGCGCCCGGCCGTCACGTTCCCCCGCGCGGTCCTTGCCGACAGCGTCAACCAGACGACGGTCCGCCTCGTCCACGGCAGGACCAGTACGACGGTCGGCGCCGGCGTGACGTACGACCTGGAAACCAGGCAGGCCGTCATCGCGCCGACCACACCACTGCTGGACAACACGCCGTACCGGATCGTCGTGAGCGGTGTGAAGGAAGCCGGTGGCGCCGATCTCGTCCCGTTCAGCAGCGTGTTCTCGACGCTCGACGTGGCTCCGCCCAAGCCCGCCTTCGACGCCACCGGCGCCTATCTGGCCGCGAACCTGTCCTGGCAGGTCCCCGCCCTGCCCGATCTGGACCAGGTGATCGTCCGGCGCAACGCAGGCAGCCAGGTCCCGACGCTCACGACCGGAACGCTGGTCTACGCGGGCACGGCGACAGCGGTGAAGAACACCGGGCTCGCCCAAGGCGTGACCTACACGTACGCCGCCTGGGTGAAGGACCGAGGCGGAAAGGTCAGCCCGGTCGCGGTCTCACAACTGCTGGGGATGAAGACGACGATCAGCAGTACGGCGGCGCTGATCAACTACGGCGGCACGATCACCGTGCGCGGCAGCACGCTGCGCATCGACAACAAGGCGTACGCCGGGTTGCCCGTCAACCTGTACGTACGCCCGAAGAACTCGTCCACGTTCAAGCTGCTCGCGTCGTTGAAGACGACCTCGACCGGCGCCGTCAGCTACGCCTACAAGCCGCTGGTGTCGTCGGTGTTCATGATGACCTTCCCCGGCAACGGCGACCTCATGGGCACCCGGACCGTCGATCTCACGGTGCAGGTCGCCCCGACGATCTCCGCGACCTTGTCGCCGTCGACGATCCGCCTGGGACAGGTGACGAAGTTCAGCGGGTACGTCGCCCCGGCGCACTACGGCAAACCGGTCTACCTGCAGCAGTACTCGAACCGGGTGTGGAGGTCGATCGCGTCCGTCAAGCTGACCACCTCGGGGGCGTACGCGTTCGGCATCAAGCCGGCGATCCGCGGGCAGATCGCGTACCGCGTGTGGTTCCCGGCCGACGCCGACCACGCACAGGCGTTCACCGCGAACAAGATCCTGACCGTCAGCTGA
- a CDS encoding polymorphic toxin-type HINT domain-containing protein codes for MDPEAARTEFTYDDRGNLLQVKDALLRVTTAEYDAFGRPTKINKPYDGTVVRTTATDYDLNDNVTKQTAPNGAQSVSTYDAADNLLTKTLPDNNTTGRQLAYTYDVLGRKITETAPKGVATTTDPNDFVTKYTYDRIGQVLKVETPFVDTDGSTKTPTTAYEYDEVGNKVTVIDPLRNASPATDYTTKTVYDLNHRPTAVTDAAGYTSKTVYDADGLVTAEVNQTGHSKTTKYDEAGQPIEVSVPHTPIGGRQEQRVTKLAYDEAGNVTRQTRPSGRYSETVYDKLNRPIQKKSAFDTASTLYKTPASVFLQYYPTGEIKAQSEPTFAATAPPAAQWTNFTYYASGDIKTSTGPWQITATYGYNQLGQQTDRTLTVPGDDAKRTQAWGYYPDGALQSRSDTAAQQPVDIVDNADTWQTTSTGTWTGFTGGTNTQGADYRYHAAALVGSPAASDTFNWRVLPDVAGSFDVYASCPVRTDATTAATYTINHSTGAATKTVDQKACTAATPWINLGNYSFPNGVAKTITLKPSADGVVSADAIKLVSTNPVESRSFTYTYDLNGQQTEVKDNNPNAASDTFKITTDGLGRTTKVQELKTGVEKAATDYTYDLDSNVLSTNAQRKPDAGTGSPAVGRYTGYTWDVRNLVATVKAGASPTGTLDTWSYTYDGRGLRSTITKPNGNLATFTYHEDGLARVQTEKTDGGKLVSSHSLKYHADGDRSQDVAKVLKGNSSEYLDQASGYSYTPARQLAAVTKTGVEKGDNEAYEYDAAGNVVKQTIGATTSTMTYDRNRLVKTVTGGTTLNHRYDPFGRATTSDVGSQVVEQNGYDGYDRLTRQQKFDSAGTPTFTRNQTYDPFDRVVNQSEKVGAAQSVSTRYTFIGLADQVAIEEERDTGGVWKVAKSYSYGAAGENLSLVDSPVNGTTSKKMFYGANPRGDVETLTDASTGETTSTYRYTAYGQPDKKGTTGEDEIKDIAALDADIVNPYRFNSARFDGATGTYDMGFREYNPGLNRFLTRDLFNGALTDLGLGTDPWNANRYMFGGGNPISRVENGGHINEALTAGGGGAPEPVAVTIGSREVTAQDTSDFEPAYEETKSKLIGDKGGQGHEQIVGCNNLETWKVENGKATTCGWSDVQFSKRFAAELCQQPGIRCGPYTPTGTMGVPLGHDGGGVRLSGGPEVPTGGRATGGGGCFRSFSGETLVEMGDGTRKPISQVKVGDEVLATDPETGERGPRKVTHLWVHTDTLLELEVEGGTLTTTEDHPFWNATDSAYQRADQLDPGDKLLGADGRLVRVIGLSAGSHRVATAYNLTVDDIHTYYVLVGSTPVLVHNSNGCGTVGSVDALIKNLDNDVIFHYTDQKGLQGIIGSGTIRADSKGRTYVTQEMISSGEASGALFAGNPAYAGKGGFMIAIRRHEGMSLRVGEQPNELIHQGSLRVQSIRRAVRWPEPVWLGDACAGRAWS; via the coding sequence GTGGATCCCGAGGCCGCGAGGACCGAGTTCACCTATGACGACCGCGGGAACCTGTTGCAGGTCAAGGACGCGCTCCTGCGGGTGACGACGGCTGAGTACGACGCGTTCGGCCGGCCGACCAAGATCAACAAGCCCTATGACGGGACCGTGGTACGGACCACGGCGACCGACTACGACCTGAACGACAACGTCACCAAACAGACCGCACCGAACGGTGCCCAGTCGGTGTCGACGTACGACGCCGCCGACAACCTGTTGACCAAGACGTTGCCGGACAACAACACCACCGGCCGGCAGTTGGCCTACACCTATGACGTGCTCGGCCGCAAGATCACCGAGACAGCGCCGAAGGGCGTCGCGACCACGACCGACCCGAACGACTTCGTCACCAAGTACACCTACGACCGGATCGGTCAGGTGCTGAAGGTCGAGACCCCGTTCGTCGACACCGACGGATCGACGAAGACGCCGACCACGGCCTACGAATACGACGAGGTCGGCAACAAGGTCACGGTGATCGACCCACTCAGGAACGCCTCGCCGGCGACGGACTACACGACGAAGACGGTCTACGACCTCAACCACCGGCCCACCGCGGTCACCGACGCGGCCGGCTACACGTCGAAGACGGTGTATGACGCCGACGGGCTGGTGACCGCGGAGGTCAACCAGACCGGTCACTCCAAGACGACCAAGTATGACGAGGCGGGCCAGCCGATCGAGGTTTCGGTGCCGCACACGCCGATCGGTGGGCGGCAGGAGCAGCGGGTCACGAAGCTGGCCTACGACGAGGCGGGCAATGTGACTCGTCAGACGCGGCCGAGTGGGCGGTACTCCGAGACGGTCTATGACAAGCTCAACCGGCCGATCCAGAAGAAGTCCGCGTTCGACACCGCGTCCACGTTGTACAAGACGCCGGCCAGCGTGTTCCTCCAGTACTACCCGACCGGTGAGATCAAGGCCCAGTCCGAACCGACCTTCGCCGCGACCGCACCACCGGCCGCGCAGTGGACGAACTTCACCTACTACGCCTCCGGTGACATCAAAACCTCCACCGGCCCGTGGCAGATCACCGCGACGTACGGCTATAACCAGCTGGGTCAGCAGACTGACCGCACGCTGACGGTGCCGGGTGATGACGCGAAGCGGACCCAGGCATGGGGCTACTACCCCGACGGCGCCCTGCAGTCCCGGTCCGACACCGCGGCCCAGCAGCCGGTCGACATCGTCGACAACGCCGACACGTGGCAAACCACCTCCACCGGCACCTGGACGGGTTTCACGGGCGGCACGAACACTCAGGGCGCGGACTACCGCTACCACGCCGCAGCGCTGGTCGGCTCACCTGCGGCGAGCGACACGTTCAACTGGCGCGTACTCCCCGACGTCGCGGGCTCGTTCGACGTCTACGCGTCCTGCCCGGTGCGTACGGATGCGACGACGGCGGCGACGTACACGATCAACCACTCCACCGGCGCCGCGACGAAGACGGTGGACCAGAAGGCCTGCACCGCCGCGACGCCGTGGATCAACCTGGGCAACTACAGCTTCCCGAACGGTGTCGCCAAAACCATCACCCTGAAGCCGTCAGCGGACGGGGTGGTGTCGGCGGACGCGATCAAGCTGGTGTCGACGAACCCGGTCGAGTCGCGGTCGTTCACCTACACCTACGACTTGAACGGCCAGCAGACCGAGGTCAAGGACAACAACCCGAACGCGGCGAGCGACACGTTCAAGATCACCACTGACGGTCTCGGGCGGACCACGAAGGTCCAGGAACTCAAGACGGGTGTGGAGAAGGCGGCGACCGACTACACCTACGACCTCGACTCCAACGTGTTGTCGACGAACGCGCAACGCAAACCGGATGCCGGCACGGGCAGTCCTGCAGTTGGCCGTTACACGGGGTACACGTGGGATGTGCGCAATCTGGTCGCCACAGTGAAGGCCGGTGCGTCGCCTACCGGGACACTGGATACCTGGTCGTACACCTATGACGGGCGTGGTCTGCGGTCGACGATTACGAAGCCGAACGGGAATCTGGCGACGTTTACGTATCACGAGGATGGTCTGGCGAGGGTCCAGACGGAGAAGACCGATGGCGGGAAGCTGGTTTCGTCGCATTCGCTGAAGTATCACGCCGATGGTGATCGTTCGCAGGATGTCGCGAAGGTTCTGAAGGGGAATTCTTCGGAGTACCTGGATCAGGCGTCGGGCTACTCTTACACGCCGGCGCGGCAGCTCGCTGCGGTGACCAAGACCGGTGTCGAGAAGGGTGACAACGAGGCGTACGAGTACGACGCCGCCGGGAACGTGGTCAAGCAGACGATCGGCGCCACGACGTCGACGATGACCTATGACCGCAACCGGCTGGTCAAGACGGTCACGGGTGGGACGACGCTGAATCACCGCTATGACCCGTTCGGTCGCGCGACGACGTCGGATGTTGGTTCGCAGGTGGTGGAGCAGAACGGCTATGACGGTTATGACCGGCTCACTCGGCAGCAGAAGTTCGACAGCGCGGGTACGCCGACGTTCACGCGGAACCAGACGTATGACCCGTTCGACCGGGTGGTGAACCAGTCCGAGAAGGTCGGCGCCGCGCAATCGGTCTCGACCCGGTACACGTTCATTGGTCTGGCCGACCAGGTGGCGATCGAGGAAGAACGCGACACCGGCGGTGTCTGGAAGGTCGCGAAGTCGTACTCCTACGGCGCGGCCGGGGAGAACCTGTCGCTGGTCGACTCTCCGGTCAACGGGACCACGTCGAAGAAGATGTTCTACGGCGCCAACCCCCGCGGTGATGTCGAAACTCTGACCGATGCGTCGACTGGGGAGACCACGTCGACGTACCGGTACACCGCCTACGGTCAGCCGGACAAGAAGGGCACGACCGGCGAGGACGAGATCAAGGACATCGCGGCCCTGGACGCGGACATTGTTAACCCGTACCGGTTCAACTCGGCCCGTTTCGACGGCGCGACCGGCACCTATGACATGGGGTTCCGGGAGTACAACCCGGGCCTGAACCGGTTCTTGACACGCGACCTGTTCAACGGCGCCCTCACCGACCTCGGGCTGGGAACGGACCCGTGGAACGCCAACCGGTACATGTTCGGTGGCGGAAACCCCATCAGCCGCGTCGAGAACGGTGGCCACATCAACGAAGCGCTGACCGCGGGCGGAGGTGGTGCGCCGGAGCCCGTGGCCGTCACCATCGGCAGCCGCGAGGTGACCGCGCAGGACACTAGCGACTTCGAGCCGGCGTACGAAGAGACGAAGTCGAAACTCATCGGTGACAAGGGCGGCCAAGGGCACGAGCAGATCGTTGGCTGCAACAACCTGGAGACCTGGAAGGTAGAGAACGGCAAGGCAACCACCTGCGGCTGGTCCGATGTCCAGTTCTCCAAGCGCTTCGCTGCCGAACTGTGCCAGCAGCCAGGAATCCGATGCGGCCCATACACACCGACCGGGACCATGGGTGTTCCCCTGGGCCACGACGGTGGGGGTGTTCGCCTCAGCGGTGGGCCGGAAGTGCCGACCGGAGGCCGCGCAACAGGCGGTGGTGGTTGTTTCCGTAGCTTCAGTGGCGAGACGTTGGTTGAGATGGGTGACGGCACACGCAAGCCCATCTCTCAAGTGAAGGTCGGCGACGAGGTTCTCGCCACCGACCCCGAGACCGGTGAACGCGGGCCACGCAAGGTCACCCATCTGTGGGTCCACACCGACACACTCCTTGAACTTGAGGTCGAGGGTGGGACGCTCACCACGACCGAGGACCACCCGTTCTGGAACGCCACCGACAGTGCATACCAGCGCGCCGACCAGCTCGACCCAGGCGACAAACTCCTCGGCGCCGACGGTCGACTCGTGCGCGTCATCGGACTCAGCGCCGGGTCACATCGTGTAGCCACCGCTTATAACCTCACCGTCGACGACATCCACACGTATTATGTGCTGGTCGGCTCCACCCCCGTCCTAGTTCACAATTCGAACGGGTGTGGGACCGTCGGCTCCGTTGATGCGCTCATAAAGAATCTCGACAATGACGTGATCTTCCATTACACGGATCAGAAGGGGCTACAGGGGATTATCGGCTCGGGAACGATTCGGGCAGACTCAAAGGGGAGAACATATGTGACTCAGGAGATGATTTCCTCTGGCGAAGCCTCCGGTGCGCTCTTCGCTGGTAACCCTGCGTATGCTGGAAAGGGTGGATTCATGATCGCGATTCGACGCCACGAGGGAATGTCGCTCCGAGTGGGGGAGCAGCCCAATGAATTGATCCATCAAGGGTCATTGAGGGTTCAATCCATCCGACGTGCTGTACGGTGGCCCGAACCCGTTTGGCTAGGAGATGCTTGTGCAGGTCGAGCTTGGTCTTGA
- a CDS encoding SMI1/KNR4 family protein, with protein sequence MNEDFFEPDDFYTGPRVTDALVAAAEQSLGVKLPSSYLELIRLRNGGVPRRRCFATPFATSWAHDHIEITAILGIGGHLGIDSNDGHGSRDLVREWDYPDVGLVICDTPSGGHDTVMLDYSEHGHAAEPRVVYVDEDRVPRELAPTFADFVANLAACSEDR encoded by the coding sequence ATGAACGAAGACTTCTTCGAGCCCGACGACTTCTACACCGGACCACGGGTCACAGACGCGCTCGTGGCCGCCGCCGAGCAGTCGTTGGGGGTGAAACTTCCGTCCAGCTACCTCGAACTGATCCGGCTCCGGAACGGTGGGGTTCCTAGGCGACGCTGCTTTGCCACCCCGTTCGCGACGTCGTGGGCGCACGATCACATCGAAATCACGGCGATCTTGGGCATCGGCGGTCACTTGGGCATAGACTCGAATGACGGGCATGGCAGCCGAGACCTAGTCCGAGAGTGGGACTACCCCGACGTTGGCCTCGTCATCTGTGACACACCCTCGGGCGGTCATGACACCGTGATGCTCGACTACTCCGAGCACGGACACGCAGCGGAGCCACGCGTCGTCTACGTCGACGAGGACCGAGTCCCACGCGAGCTCGCGCCGACGTTCGCCGACTTTGTTGCGAACCTGGCGGCATGCTCGGAGGACCGTTGA